In the genome of Thunnus albacares chromosome 8, fThuAlb1.1, whole genome shotgun sequence, the window GTTGGCGATGCCGCAGAGGTTGCCACGGTTACGTGCCATCAGGATGTAGCCCTTGTGGCCCCAGCTCTCGCTCCAGCTGTCAGGGAAAGACAAAAGACGGCAGACaacagagacggagagaaagacGTGAGAGGGGTTGAGCACCACCAGGAGTCAAACAGCATTTCAGCTCATCAGTTTGTCACCAATACAGCTGACAGAAGGCATCAAATCTGCgctacacaaacaaacatgtttcattttggTGGCGTTATGTGCCACCTGATCCTGTTCAGACAGTTGAAGTGTCCCACCTGTTCTTGACAATCCAGTACTTCTTGCCCTTGGGGGTGACTCCGTAGCCCACTGCCAGCACGGCGTGATTGATGTCATCTTTGTTACAGTTGCGGTCGTAGTAAACACCTGGGCacatgacagagaggaagagtgagcGACCTGTGTGAGCCCGAGGCCACGGCAGGAAAGATTCAGAGCTGGAAGTGCATCAGTGAGCCGTTACAGCACGACTTCAAACTTCAAACATACAAAAGCTACAGTGTAGGTCATACAAGTTTTTATATTGATTTCTCTTTTTCAAAACCATCttgcaaaaacattaaacttgcTTGACATAAGGTAAGTGTTCTCTCACAGTGAGATTTCTACAGTTAAGTTTAAAATTCTCCATGGTGGTGTGTTTAAGGATGCTTCAACTGAGATTTTAGTGCCAACTTTTGCCTCAAGACCAGATCCAGCAAACAAAAAGATAAtgttcagatgtgttttctgtcattaaaaAGGTTGCAGGTCTGCAGCCCGCTGTGAAATGTTGACTGTTAGAGCTTCCTTAAATGCACCACCAATAGGGAAGGTTTAACACGGTCTCTGCTCATAACTgcattacaaaaacacaacatagaTCATAAAAATGTAAGTGACTAAATGTactggaaagaggaaaaaggcgcttttactgtattttatgtaaaattgtaAAGTAGGTGTATGACAAACAAGGGGGCAAATAATTCAGCGTCTGTTATCAGAAAACAGATGTGTGACAAGTTCACTGACCTCTCTGGTAGAACTGGAAGCTGCTCTGCGTGGCATCGATGCCCACAGACACCGGACCCACTTTAAACAACGCCACAGCCAGCGAGTGCTCGTCGCCTACCGGGACCTCCTTGTAACCTTTGCATTGAGCTGCCATGCCTGTTGAATTGTAGCGACAGGGCTGGTCCTGcagacaagacaaaaaaagaggaaaaaaaaagcttaatatatttgtttcttAATTCTCACTTGATAAACTAGTCAAATAAAAATTAGGGCTGCAAAAGGCAGTTTTATAGCAGCGGTACCTGAACTACAACACTCAGAAATCCTCTAATGCGGTGTCAGTAAACTCCACACAGCATGGTCATGGTTAACAACCTGAATGTTTCAAGGTGCTTTATAAGAAAGGCCACCATGAATTTCtaaatgacaatgaaaaatgtacagtaatatAGACTGCAATCATTTAAAGCAAGAATGGCAAATATTTGATAGTGAATTGAGTATTTTTGGGGTTTGAACTGTTGTTcgtacaaaacaagacattttatgaTGTCATGACGTCAACTTGGACTCTAGGAAATTGCAATAAGTATTTCTCTAAAGATGAGTGTCAAATAAGCTGATGATAAAAATAACACCCGCACACTGAACGTtgtggttttttaaaaaagtctacGGTGCACATTTCTCACGTGTCTGATCGCATCCTGCACTTACAAAATGAGGAAGCTGCAGCCTTTCCTCACAACACATAGGTGACTAAAGAGGAAACTGCTTCGTAAGACAATGGCAGAGATTCCACTTCATCATTTCTGCTGAGTCACTTCAGACGactgtcaaatatttgctgctgCTTTACGGTCAAAATGGTCAACGCTTAtgaattttttttcctgttgtgtgttcatgtgatcGGAGCTACGTGTGACACCCTGACAGCCAAATGAAGAAATGTCAACCACTTTGGTTTCAGTCCGTGTCTGCAGCTGTGTTGTGGTAAACAGGCGACTTCTGCTGTCgtcatttggatttttttcagaCTCCtggatatttatattttataaccAGCATGTTAGAGGAATAGTTCCATATTTGGGGAAATACTTAACACACACTTAACTTATTAGCTTCcttgttgagagttagatgagaacattGATACACTCACATGTTTGTACATTCAATCTGAAGCCGGAGCCAGCAGgccgttagcttagcttagcataaagactcgAAACtggtggaaacagctagcccgGTCCGTCCGACAGTAACTAGATCtgtctgttgtcatttttatgctttgtttttttgtatggaTTTAAGCAAATgagatgtttgttttatcattttgttagttttttttaatctttggaCACAGCCAGGCTATCTTTCTCTCAATTTAGAAATGATTGATAGGAAATACAGCAGTTGGCAAATCCAAAATGTTTCCCTGAAATCCACTTTTCAGTGATGTTTGGGACACTTTAAGATTGTAtacctttctttttctttaggTCTGACTAGTCATAAACTGGTTGTGACTATCACAAACTCTATTAAAGTCCTAATCATTCAGCGAGGTCACCAACaaatactaattaaaacttATGAATTAGTCTCAGTTGCACTCCATCTTGCACTCATGCATTTATGTTTAGGTTACATCAAAGTCTATAAGCGCTTAGGTCTGAGGTTTGGGATTGAGACTGGGTCTAGTTGCAGTTTGTCACAAAACAGGAAGTCTTACTAATAACAATAAGGGAACAAAGTGTTAACATGTGACAGGAAAGCAAATGTGGTGAACCTCAGTTCATGTGGACATTTCATTGCTTCAACAGCAGCAATTTAACCCACTAAAGGGAAAATTTCTTGGTTAATTCCCCAGTATGTCTGGCATTGTCCCTGTAACAGCTCACTTTCTTACCTGTCCAACGTATGGGTAAACCGCCTCAGAGTCAATGCCTCCGTTTTCTTGCACATATCGGAAGGCGTTGGTCATGTATCCTCCTCCACAGCCGTCGTTCTCTGTGACGCAGTCCACCAGGTTCTGAGGACTGAGGTCTACCAGCTGCCCTGTCTGCTTGGCCAGCTGGCCTTCAAGGGCCCCGGCGGAGCTGAAGGCCCAGCAAGAGCCACAGGCACCCTGCGTTTTGACAAGAAGGTGCACATGGTTGGTAACATGGtataaaaagagaataaatatgTGCACTTTAAGTATGTTACAATTCAGGCAGACTGATATTGTGGAGCTGGTTAGTAGATTCATGCAATTATGTGCTGCCACTTTGGACACCGTAGCTCCTACCCTAACCCATCATGGATTAATGACTGTGTCTGGAGCACTAGAGGGGTATGTAGACATGCTGAATGGAAATGGAAAGCTGATGTGCAATTTTAATGCCATGAAAGAGCTTTTAAAAGAGTTTAAAAGCACTGTAAAGTAAGACATTTCCAAATAGTTCTCACACCTTATTGCTGCAAATCCTGACAACCCCAGATTGCTATTAAGGACCATTAACTCTCTTATCTACTGCCCTCCTGATTCCAACAAATCTGTTCTATTGAGAGATGTGAGACATTTCGGTCTTTTTTGGTCGATAAAGTTTCCAGCGTTAGAGCCCAAATCAGACATCTCTCTTTATTCTACCACACAGTGAGACGTATCAgggtttttattcattttatctgGTATCTCCAGTCAGATTTACTGAGGATGATTAACGGCATGaaatcttcctcctctcctttagATATTTTACCCACAAGACTTTTAAAAGAGGTTTCTGCCTTTTTATCTTCAGatattttatcaatatttaaGAATTCTTTAACTTCAGGGATTATTCCTCCAATTTTTAAATTGGCTGTGGTGCAACCCCTTCTGAAAAAGTCAAACCTTGACACCGACGATCTTAATAATTTTAAACCCATATCTAAATTACCCGTCCTTGCCAAAATACTGGAGAAAGTGGTATATTCTCAGCTCATATCTTTTATGAATGACCATTCACTCTTTGAAAagtttcagtctggttttcaAATTCATCATCGTACAGAAACTGCACTTCTAAAAGTTTTAAATGACATTAGTATGAATTCAGATCGAGGTTGTTGTACTGTTATGGTGTTGTTAAACCTCTCTGCTGCGTTTGATACAGTTGATCATGGCATATTAATTGATCGATCGACTAGAAAACTGGGTAGGCATGACTGGGACTGCTCTAGACTGGTTCAAGTCTTACCTGAGTGACAGTTCCTGCTGGGAATGTCTTCTCTAGCTATGCAAATATCATCTGTGGCGTTCCACAAGGGTCTATTCTCGACCCTTTACTGTTCTGTATCTACGTGTTACCACTGGGTCAAGTTATCCACAACTCCAGTATACTGAAGTGATGGTGTTTGGACCCAAAGCACACAGGGATCGTGTAAATCAGAGTTTAGTTTCCCAAGGTTTGCAGTGCACCCATGAGGCCAGAAATCTGGGAGTAACCTTTGATTCAGAGCTGAACTTCTCTAAACATTTCAGCAATATCACCAAATCAGGAGGATGCACAAACTCTTGTTCATGGTTTTGTTTTCAGCCATCTAGGTTACTGTAACTCATTATTTGCTGGACTGCTCCAAAAGTCCATCAACCAACCTCAACTTGTACAAAATACCACAGCTAGGGTTCTTACAAGACCTCCAAACAGAGCACATTTCCCCTATTCTCGCCTCATGGCACTGGTTACCAGTGGTCTTCagaattgactttaaaattttattgcttgttttttttttttaaatcactaaGCGACCTTGCCCCATCTTACATTATCGACGTTCTTACACCCCTTACACCCCTGCTCATGCTCTCAGATCTGCAGACCAGCTGTTGCTCTCGGTCCCCAGAGCGAAGCTTGAGACAGTACGGCTCTACAACCGTGGAATAACCTTCCACTGAGAATCAGACAAGCTACCTCGGTGACCTcttttaaaattcttaaaaattgaatttttatAAAATGGCTTTTAAGAagagttttttcttttatcatttagtTATTCTTAAGattttttattcactgttttttttaatctatgtttctgtttctggaTCGAATTGAAATTATTCTAATTTGTAATTACActgtgtattttcagtttttaagtctgtgaagcactttgtaaagttgtttttgaaaagtgcaaTATAAATAACGTTGATTATTACTATTATTCATCTAAATAACAGAATAAGAAAAGAActataacaaaaaagaaaattaaatcagCAGAAAAGGGGGCAGAGTAATTAATTTACACCAAATCTcaaaatgagaggaaaattgCCTCATTAATACCCTATTAGCCTAATGGAAATCAAACCGATCGAttaatgagaaatgaaaaacaaaaaggaaccAGTGTGTGCATTCTCCTGTATGTCCACTGAGGGGCAGACTTTGACCACTTTCATTCTGTTGGTCGGCTCAAAGAATGTCACTATTGTTCTTACACAGTGTGGTTGTTTGAACAGCAGTGTGCACATGTCACACAGTAATAATCTGGTGATATTTTACTGGACTGAACTGATTCACCTACACATTAACAATATGGGACACActgatattgtgtttttaagttACTTCAATTGATCAAACACTTCTGCTATGATCAGCTGTATAGGTCAACCAAACAATATAGAatgaacatatttttaataaagGTTTGGAGCAAAGTTTTAAAAGATTAATATTGGtgtgatttttattgtttaaggTCTTTACTTCCAATAAAGGGAAATCCTTAATCCTACAGCATAAAATGATCTTTTGGACAATGGTGTGCCTCCATCTTTGTGGCAACCGTTTGGATAAGacactttactgttttaacatGACAATGGCTGCATGCACAAAGTCAGGCTAACaaaatggttttcccagttttgTGTGGAATAACTTCACTGCTCTAATCCAGGGCTGGCCTTATCACCCAGCATCACTGTCAGACCTCACTAATACTCTTGTGGCTGgatgggagcaaatccctgcagccaggttccaacatcttATTGGAAAGCCttcccagaagagtggaggctgttatagcagcagattaatgacATATTAAACAATCATAAATAGATGTAATGTGCAGGTGTCCACATAAATTTGgccttgttgtgtttttagtaaTAGATATCGCCTACACACAACTTACCTAAAGGCCAGTATTGTCTGACCCAAACCGATTGCGGTCTAGGAGAGCAGTTTTTTGAGTTTTGTAAAAAGAAGTTTAATCTAATTTGACATCTGAAGCAGAATTTTAACACCTGTTTTCCTCCAAAGAACAGGATCCCCTGGCCTGTGCTGGAGAACAGAGCTGCTGTTTTAATGCTCTCTCAGTCCTGAAACATTAAACCTCAATTAGAGTCATTGTCTGAATCTTTAACACTTGCTTGGCTTTGAGTTAAAccacctctgctgctcctcctcaaGGCAAAGACTCTAACATAATGCTGCTCTGGGCTGCTCCCAatttaaaaactgcaaatttGTAATCACATCAGTGCACAGGGCAGATGTTCTGAGTGCAGCATTGAGCTCTCGTATGACTGAAATATTCTTctaacaaacaaaatatcaaacacaAAACCCAGTCACCATAAAGTGCGCTGGGGAGACAGCAGAGGGGTTGTTAGTATGCAGAGAGTGCAGTCAGTTTGCTGCATAATTCATGAACAACAAGGAGCTTAGGAGCAGCTCAATAAATCCTGTTTATGGCTGCAGTTTCTTTTGTATCCACCAGAAGGCGACAACATCCTGCACATAAACTGACATCAAAACGACAAATACTGAAACAAAGAGTAAAACAGCAGAATCTAATggtaataaagataaagatcAAGCTTAAATTTGCCCAGTCTACCTCTAAAACCAGCTGCAATCAATCTTTGTTGAgggtaaaataaaaagagtATTAATTTTAGGCTGATTTGCATAATTTTAAGTTAATAAACCTGCCAAATAATGTGGATTTTAGTATTTGCCTCACAATACCTGCTACAAAAGCATAGCAAATATGTGTTCCTGTTTGCTAAAAAAGCCAAAATCtaaaaaactaaacacaaagaTGTATAATATTACATAACCAAACCAAAATATCAAACCCCGCCGAGCCTTCTGTGCTTCATTATCAGCCCTGATGTTCATTAGATACCATGACATCACTCCGGCGTTAATCTGCCTGTTAGCAGAAAGCACAGATGTACTCCATATTTCAATCTATGTACTTTCTGCTCGACCCTTGTTTACATAAATAATACCCCGGCTGTCCAATCCACTCACAATGactaattacatttaataaccaaatccatttctttgttttcaaagACCATTAGCAGTGAGAACAGGCTGTTTCCTCCAGCGGGTTACGTGATCGTACTCTAGCTGGGATTGTGTGCTTCCTTTTCCGATTCTGGAGCAGCAGGAAGGTTGATACTAGGGAGGAAAAACTGGAGGTTGTTTCATGGTATTTTTCCGAAAGCTTTTACATAAGAAAAGATTTACATCATACTCTGAATCTCATGcatttcagcctttttttttaacgctACGGAGTGCTGCTCTAAAACATGTTGGAGAAGGTTTTTGAagtatttcatttcaaagcAGCAACAAATCAAAAGGCTTTTCACTGTCTGGTGTAAACCTTGTACCATCACTGCAGGCTACTGGAGAactacaatttactgagctttgagaatcttagattattctcaaatttgtgcctagtttataaaattttaaatggtttggccgcttcctccactatgtgactttgtgtacactcactcAGTAAGTTCTGTTAGATCCTCCacaatatcctctatacaagattggACCAGAGCTCCATCTATGGTCTCATTAGcacaggtagtcttgcttttaatttgacaagtttacattattcatttctaattgacattgtgggtgtatgtgatgtgctgttgtgtagagctttgtattttttgttctgtgtgtttttgctttgtaccGTTTGTTGTTATGCGAactgcagatgtaaattagctttgagctaactctggtgcagtgcatcttttatGCTAAAATCTGTACACTGTCCCGAATAAATCAatgcaatacaatacaatctCCAAAACAATCATGTCAGCTTTTTTTCTGGACTTGTTCCTGAACTCACCTAATGACATTTGTAAGGATTTCATAAGACCAATTGGATAAaacaatattataatatttatctTGATATTTCCTGCCTTTTACTCTCTTACTAACACTGTTCTGTACTGGCTTTTCTCAGAGTCCCTAAAACCCTCAAACAAACTTCATTACAGGCCAAAACCCTGTCTATTGTCAAGGTTGACAGGAGTAGTGAGAGTAACGTGAGACGCTGGCAgttcctgttttgtttctggTAAAATATGATACAGTCATATGATGCGGTTTTGGTTGCTGGGTGTACTGAGGTGTATCGCTTTTATCATGTGATCTCAGTATGTGATCACATTGAAATTTTCTCTTGCACGAGCCCTGTCCTCGCTCGTGTTTTGATAAGGTGTTTTTGTTCATTGTCAAATTTTCTAGAACTGAGACACTGTGCGGTTTTTTGTCTATGTTGCTGGTGCAGTGCGCTGAAGGTGGAACAATTTATGCTAAATATTTAGTCAACCAACAGGTTCTTTCACTTCCTGCTTGTGTGTTGTCGTTACTGCCTGCACCTACCTTCATTAAACACCTGCAGGATTATTCTTTGTAATTCTCATGTTAATCAGACATTTATGAATAGGTTTCTGAGTCTAATAGCTCCATTCATGCACAGACTTTTTCAGCCATCATGCTAGCCTCATGCTAATTGATTATTACTTCTTCTATTTAAACTGTAAATTTTTTCAAGTGCAGctgctaaaaaacaaacaaatctcaAAGTTTGAATCAAATCTGACCTGGTTCTTCACTGGAGTCACCATGCCCTTCTTGCGGTAGTCGACAGATTTGGGAATTTTGGACACCTTGTCGTCCAGGGCCATGGTGAAGCTGCGCTCGCTGTTCTCCGGGACCTGCAGGCCGGTCATCTTCTCGACCACTTCCTCTGACGTCTGCATGGACAGAGACACAGCTACgttatattttaaaacacaggTTTGTAGCTGAGGGTCTTCTGTGCAACAGCAGAATGAGTTTCTTGATcaaaaaacattacaagaaGCAAAAAGTTCAGAGGTCAACAGTCGGTTGTACCACCGCCAGACATAGAACAAATTGAAGAAGATATAGGAGAGAGGGGGATTTGATTCAGCAGGGTGATGGAGGATGAAAAGTATTTCATGAAGAGATGGGTTTTACAGTTTACTCCAAAGTGAAATGTCACTTTCTGTGCTGTACTGATGTCAAAAAGGGACACCAGAAGATgtataaaagtatatatatatatatgaaaaagctacaacatttataaaacaatgCCATAAAAGACGGAATAGAAGAGAGAGCAATATGAAGAGCAAAAGAGGAGGTAAAATAGCAGAGAGTTGTTGTTAATTTTTACGTGACTTCAGCGCCATTTGTTGGCTGTCATAGTGAAACCGATGGTAATACGATATTTagcaaacataaaaaaatcctGCCATTTATTATCATCAGAATTCCCCCGGTGCTTTCATTACAGCTCAGTCTGCACGCAGAAAGATCATTAATGGAAGAAATACAGACCATCtgttaatttttatttcatttcacttaagTGCTTcctgttaaaatgaaaatggaaatgcaTCCTTCGTTTCCCGGCCACCTGTTCTCACATAAACATGAAATTGGCCATTCAGGCAGAATTTGAACGTGTATACATGTTCCTGCCGCTAATAAATGAGCCTAAGCCCTGGCATGCTAGTTTTAGGCATCCCCCCTTTTCCCACCTACTTTTGATATACAGCTTGTTACAGCCAGCATCTTCATGCAGAAACAGACTATCAGTCATGACGTGCGCTGACATACGTGTCTGACTACAGCTGATTTAAGACCACCAAATCCATTTTATGTCACCTCACTGGGATGCAGCATGCATGAGTGAAGCAGAAACACGCTTGATGACAGCCGAGTGCAGCAGCTAAGAGCCagaggaaaaatatgaatatctgATATATTTAATCTGGAAGCATGAACATGTGATACAAAATCAGATGTTGAGGTTAACGTCACACGAGCTATTTAAATACTTGTTGTGACAGCTGGttaatttttacttaatttatctGAGACAACAGGGTGAACATTGGCACCACAGCAGCTGGGCTGAGCCGGTGGTatcataacataaaaataataaatagtaaaGAAATAGTGACTTGATTGGTATTTGGGGAGATACCTCTGTGCTACAGAGATGGAAAAGTGATGGAGCAGGAGCAGCCAGAAATACTGTAGATAACAAAAATGGTGTCCACAGCGTTGTGCAGGACATTGTGAAAGTATGCAAGACAAGGCAAAAGAATGCTACACTGATGCACTACATGGggtaaaacaacaaactgttttcattcTTAATGTCTGTATATTTGTCAGATCAGATTTGAGCGAGAAATGTGAGCTCAAGCATGCAGACCTGCCTCAGTGTCTGTACTCACCATGTCTCCCAGGTGGTTCATCCCCATCTCAAAGGAGTGTATGCCCAGCGCTGCCTCCTGGTTATGTGCATCGATCATACGCATGTTCTTCTCCCAGATGGCCCTGCGAATACCCTCTTCATCCTGCGACAAACAAGGGTGCTCATTTCACTTTGTGTCAAGAGGACAACATAAAATGTACACTTCACTTTAACACCTTTAACAGCACTTTTATCTTTCTAATTTTCTAGTTTAGGATGAGATGTAAAGCCCTGTGATGAACAACATGTTCGGGCTgctgacagaaacaaacagtggaGTTTATGTTTGGCTTCCATGATCGCTTGAATGCAAACACCTGATAAATATGAAGTGATCACAACATTTCAAGACTTTAGGAGTCGATCACAGGAAGGCATCATTAAACAATTACATAGAACTGAAAACAACGGCAAACAAAGTCAGACAACAGAAGGCTGCACTTCTTGTCAATATTTGGAGCATTTGAAGGTATAATTCAGGTCGTATTCAGTCTAGAAATTTGAACTTTGGAGCATCCAGCCCCTACAGTGAGACACAGTAATGGAGTCAGCAGCTATTTCTTCACCACTACTGTGACACTGATAGTCCTCATAAAGGGGTCGTAACATGTACAGAAATGTACCCAATATTTCCTATATTTCAGTCTTCAAGGATAGGTCAGGTATATTGGATCAAAAGTTAggtgaacactgaaagaggttttgcttgctgtaatcattaaTTCTGTTCATATTGGTCAATAAAAGCTCCCTCAccaatgtgctttcaatgtaagtgatgtcggtccaaaaaaaaagttctaatcaagtggatatcttccacagttacagtctttttagtacaaaattgcctttttgtgtttccctcttgagctgcagtggagggatagtaacaaaaaagaggaaaatttgTACTGAAaagacttgatttgactaatttggacggctgaaatcatattagcttcacataTGAATACATATTTGCAAGGAAGGAcggctgtggattttgtctcccaccacactgaaagcacattaggCAGAAATCCTTCAATggcagcaagcaaaacctgtttcagtgttcatatggtcACCTGATGATTGTTTAAGAAAGATTTGAAAAAGTTTTTCTGGCTTCTTTCCTTCCTGCATCAACACCTGACAGCGGAAAGATATTAATCTGGGCAAATAGGGCAAATATACCTTTTAATTAGCAAAGAAAAGAAGCTTGTCTCTGATACAGCCCCCATTTCATTAATTAGGCCAATTAAATCAGTGCACATGCACTAACACTCTTACCTAGTACAGCTTACAGCAACATAATGATCCAATGCAATTTGTGTTAAGATAGtgctttatgttttatttttacatagaatATTTGTGTCTCATCATCACTATGTGTGTCTAGTATGTGCCAAGAAACATCTATGTCTTTCATTTATAAGCAAACTGTTGAAGTTCAATATGTGAATAAGATACAGCCAAGTGCTTGCTTGGTTACCTATTATAAACCCATGCTGTACTGTTGGTACTATTCATGGTCTTAACAACCATTAGCATAACTAGAATAATTATTTCTCTCTAGATATCCATTCCACTAATGGAAAATGCAAATGATACGAGGAGACTTTGATTCTATTACAGTGGAGTCAGTTCAAGGAGGGTTGAATTAGACGAGGAATACTGATTAAAACatcttgagagagagagagagctatgCCGTCTTTTCTGCCGACTACACAAGAATGTAAATATGCACCCGATACAATAACGATCatatgaatgcacacacacacattcaaatgaataaatgcatgTACACAAAGATACTGCAGTACTGTAGataaactgcacacacacacacacactccacagaTGTAAAGCGGTGACCTCTAGCCGGAGGTGAAGAGCGGAGGGATGACAGATGTTCATTGAGTGCCGGAAGTAAATTCACAGTCGGCTTTGGTTTAACACCAACTAAACTACATTTCACTTCGTTCTTCACAGCCAAAGAAAAACtagaatgaaaaaagaagggGATTTTACTTAAAGAGAATCTGAGAAATGGAGTCAGGTGTGAGGAAATTCCACTGCTGGGAACTTTTAACACCTGCTGACTGCTGTAAATTGACCTCAAATGAAACTACACTAGCAAGAAAGGATGACgtgttttttgtgcatatgATTTCAGTTGATCAGATTGGTTAAAAGGCCTGTTTTTGCATGATTAAGTCCTTAAAGAGGAACTTGTTGATacaaagtaagaaaaacagGCAGTCAGTTTGGCAAAAGTGGGTCTACAGCCTTTTGGAAATTAACTTATTTGAATTACTGGCTGAGGATGACAAAGATGAAGTCACAGTAAATTCTCATTGTGCATGTCCTGCTTTACTTTTGGTTCTCTGTTCTCTAACTCCATCTGTCTTGTTTCCACTCCGGGCCAAAACAAGGAAGTAGAGCAACCAGTGCTGCCCTCACATTTTCTTGCTTTTCCATCTGACATTGTTTCCCTCAGTATTTACAGCATGTAGCCTATTACACGTGTGGTTTAAGTGTCGAATGTCAAATGCgatcacatgttttttttttacatgtgtgttaaAGATTTACAGCTAATGATGTTAGATAAACTCTCCGGCTCACTGGGGATaagtagctgctgtgtgtgtgtgtgtttcttttgtggACACACACATCTGTCAGCAGTGATTCTTGTTTTGGCAGAGAAGGAGCTCCTCTTGATGATAAGGTGGATCTTAGAAGCTGAGGCTGGAAATATCTTTTCTTTCACATCAAACTCTGAAGAGGAGATGCGTAGCCATCATTACCAGaaagaatatgttttttttttttcataaataatcTGACAATTGCCAATGTATGCATCCCATGATGATGTTCTTTGTTTCCACTTTTCCTTAATTTCCAAGTGATTCTATTTGTGGAAATCTgcacactgaaataaattagCAGAGAACAATAAGAGAATCAGGCTGTCAGCAGAATATCACAGAACAAGGTTTAAGAAACATCTGGtgtattaataaaaaatatatatataatataataattacatttactctAGCCCAGAATTTAAAGAAACAAcagttcataaaatgtcactttt includes:
- the LOC122987003 gene encoding cathepsin K-like, producing the protein MLPCVCVLLLVASALAHLDEATLDAQWEQWKVTHRREYNGLDEEGIRRAIWEKNMRMIDAHNQEAALGIHSFEMGMNHLGDMTSEEVVEKMTGLQVPENSERSFTMALDDKVSKIPKSVDYRKKGMVTPVKNQGACGSCWAFSSAGALEGQLAKQTGQLVDLSPQNLVDCVTENDGCGGGYMTNAFRYVQENGGIDSEAVYPYVGQDQPCRYNSTGMAAQCKGYKEVPVGDEHSLAVALFKVGPVSVGIDATQSSFQFYQRGVYYDRNCNKDDINHAVLAVGYGVTPKGKKYWIVKNSWSESWGHKGYILMARNRGNLCGIANLASYPIM